A single Actinomadura algeriensis DNA region contains:
- a CDS encoding GNAT family N-acetyltransferase yields the protein MEWYEMPVITGRHVRLEPLTEEHAEGLFAASADPATWTWLNEPRPRDVEDMRASVRKALRDRERGLRLPWAQLDPRTGEVAGTTSYYEISPRDRGLCIGYTWLGARWRRSGTNTESKLLLLERAFDELKAVRVGWHTNALNERSRAAIERLGASFEGVHRKHRLRPDGTFRDTAVYGMTDDDWAEAGPALRARLR from the coding sequence ATGGAGTGGTACGAAATGCCCGTTATTACCGGACGTCACGTGCGGCTGGAGCCGCTGACGGAGGAGCACGCGGAGGGGTTGTTCGCGGCGTCGGCGGACCCGGCGACGTGGACGTGGCTGAACGAGCCGCGACCGCGCGACGTCGAGGACATGCGGGCGTCCGTCCGGAAGGCGCTGCGGGACCGCGAGCGGGGGCTGCGGCTGCCGTGGGCGCAGCTCGACCCCCGGACGGGCGAGGTCGCGGGGACGACGTCGTACTACGAGATCTCGCCGCGCGACCGGGGCCTGTGCATCGGCTACACGTGGCTCGGCGCGCGGTGGCGGCGGTCGGGGACGAACACCGAGTCGAAGCTGCTGCTGCTGGAGCGGGCGTTCGACGAGCTCAAGGCGGTGCGGGTGGGCTGGCACACGAACGCGCTGAACGAGCGTTCGCGGGCCGCGATCGAGCGGCTGGGGGCGTCGTTCGAGGGCGTCCACCGCAAGCATCGGCTGAGGCCGGACGGGACGTTCCGTGACACCGCCGTCTACGGGATGACCGACGACGACTGGGCCGAGGCGGGGCCCGCTCTGCGCGCGCGCCTGCGTTAG
- a CDS encoding DUF3017 domain-containing protein produces the protein MTTQVHRRRRKAPRGRSAAPHWLGRLPYLMVLTGVAAGLTLASFDYFRKGAGVIAAALLLGALARLLLPESQLGMLAVRSRAVDCWTLVLLGETVAFVSLSVPPMHKTGLVLAGAFGVLIALTMAGRGLLLLRDRRRARPPG, from the coding sequence ATGACCACTCAGGTGCACCGGCGCAGGCGGAAGGCGCCGCGCGGGAGGTCCGCCGCGCCGCACTGGCTCGGCCGGCTGCCCTACCTGATGGTCCTCACGGGCGTCGCCGCGGGCCTGACGCTGGCGTCCTTCGACTACTTCCGCAAGGGCGCCGGCGTGATCGCCGCCGCCCTGCTCCTCGGCGCCCTCGCCCGCCTCCTGCTGCCCGAGTCGCAGCTCGGCATGCTCGCCGTCCGCAGCCGCGCCGTCGACTGCTGGACGCTCGTCCTGCTCGGCGAGACGGTCGCGTTCGTCTCCCTGAGCGTCCCGCCGATGCACAAGACCGGCCTCGTCCTCGCCGGGGCCTTCGGCGTCCTGATCGCGCTCACCATGGCCGGCCGCGGTCTCCTGCTGCTGCGCGACCGGCGCCGCGCCCGGCCGCCCGGATAG
- a CDS encoding HSP90 family protein, which produces MADQAFQVDLRGVVDLLSRHLYASPRVYLRELLQNAVDAITARGDGGGRVRVETGGGALRVHDDGVGLTADEVHTLLATIGRSSKRDELGFARHDFLGQFGIGLLSAFLVADEIEVVTRSARGGDAVRWTGRSEGSYRVEPGERDEPGTTVTLRARPGAGELLSPPVVAELARTYGSLLPIELTVDGARVTGAPPWKEPHPDPAARRRALEAYCEELYGFVPFDVVDLDVAEAGLSGVAFVLPQPVAPTARAAHRVYLKRMLLAEGVEGLLPEWAFFARCVVDAGELRPTASREALYEDELLDATRDALGEALRQWLVTLAQTDPPRLRGFLRLHHLGVKAMALHDDDMLRIVDRWLEYETSAGPMTLAEFRRRHPDGRFTTSVDEFRRLSAVAGAQGVGLVNAGYVHDAEIVERLPAIDPDIAMARLDAAELATTFGVLDPSTELALRPFLAAAQRAVERLGCEVVVRDFDPASLPALFLSSRDAQFREELTRAKERAGELWADVLGAVGASAGIDRPQLVLNHRNPLTRRITALGDGGPVDVAVQALYGQALLLGHHPLRPADTAVLNRSFIGLLEWAVHTPEGDQ; this is translated from the coding sequence GTGGCGGATCAGGCATTCCAGGTGGATCTGCGCGGGGTGGTGGATCTGCTGAGCCGCCATCTGTACGCGAGTCCACGGGTGTATTTGCGGGAGTTGCTGCAGAACGCGGTGGACGCGATCACGGCGCGCGGCGACGGCGGCGGCCGGGTGCGGGTGGAGACCGGCGGCGGGGCGCTGCGGGTGCACGACGACGGCGTCGGGCTGACGGCGGACGAGGTGCACACGCTGCTGGCCACCATCGGACGGTCGTCGAAGCGGGACGAGCTGGGGTTCGCCCGCCACGACTTCCTGGGGCAGTTCGGGATCGGGCTGCTGTCGGCGTTCCTGGTCGCGGACGAGATCGAGGTGGTGACGCGGTCGGCGCGGGGCGGCGACGCCGTGCGGTGGACGGGCCGCTCGGAGGGCAGCTACCGGGTGGAGCCGGGCGAGCGCGACGAACCGGGCACGACGGTGACGTTGCGGGCCCGTCCGGGGGCGGGGGAGCTGCTGAGCCCGCCGGTGGTGGCGGAGCTGGCGCGGACGTACGGGTCGCTGCTGCCGATCGAGCTGACGGTGGACGGCGCCCGGGTGACGGGCGCGCCGCCGTGGAAGGAGCCGCATCCGGATCCGGCGGCGCGCCGCCGGGCGCTGGAGGCGTACTGCGAGGAGCTGTACGGGTTCGTCCCGTTCGATGTGGTGGATCTGGACGTCGCGGAGGCGGGCCTGTCGGGCGTGGCGTTCGTGCTGCCGCAGCCGGTGGCGCCGACGGCCCGCGCGGCGCACCGCGTGTACCTGAAGCGGATGCTGCTGGCGGAGGGCGTCGAGGGGCTGCTGCCGGAGTGGGCGTTCTTCGCGCGCTGCGTGGTGGACGCGGGGGAGCTGCGGCCGACGGCGTCCCGCGAGGCGCTCTACGAGGACGAGCTGCTGGACGCGACGCGGGACGCGCTGGGGGAGGCGCTCCGGCAGTGGCTGGTGACGCTGGCGCAGACCGATCCGCCGCGCCTGCGCGGGTTCCTGCGGCTGCATCACCTCGGGGTGAAGGCGATGGCGCTGCACGACGACGACATGCTGCGGATCGTGGACCGCTGGCTGGAGTACGAGACGTCCGCGGGTCCGATGACCCTCGCGGAGTTCCGGCGGCGGCATCCGGACGGGCGGTTCACCACGAGCGTGGACGAGTTCCGGCGGCTGTCGGCGGTCGCGGGCGCGCAGGGCGTGGGGCTGGTGAACGCCGGTTACGTGCACGACGCGGAGATCGTCGAGCGGCTTCCGGCGATCGATCCCGACATCGCGATGGCGCGGCTGGACGCGGCCGAGCTGGCGACGACGTTCGGCGTGCTGGACCCGTCCACGGAGCTGGCGTTGCGGCCGTTCCTGGCGGCGGCGCAGCGGGCGGTGGAGCGGCTCGGCTGCGAGGTGGTGGTCCGCGACTTCGATCCGGCGTCGCTGCCCGCGCTGTTCCTGTCGTCGCGTGACGCGCAGTTCCGGGAGGAGCTGACGCGGGCGAAGGAGCGGGCCGGGGAGCTGTGGGCGGACGTCCTCGGCGCGGTGGGCGCGTCGGCGGGGATCGACCGGCCGCAGCTGGTGCTGAACCATCGCAACCCGCTGACCAGGCGGATCACCGCGCTCGGGGACGGCGGCCCGGTCGACGTCGCCGTCCAGGCCCTGTACGGGCAGGCGCTGCTGCTCGGCCACCATCCGCTGCGGCCCGCCGACACGGCCGTGCTGAACCGTTCGTTCATCGGCCTGCTGGAGTGGGCCGTCCACACCCCGGAGGGGGACCAGTGA
- a CDS encoding malate dehydrogenase, producing the protein MTRTPVTVTVTGAAGQIGYALLFRIASGHLLGADVPVKLRLLEIPQAVKAAEGTAMELDDCAFPLLQGIDIFDDATAAFQGTNVALLVGARPRTKGMERGDLLEANGGIFKPQGEAINAGAADDVKVLVVGNPANTNALIAQSHAPDVPAARFTAMTRLDHNRALAQLSKKAGVSVADIKKMTIWGNHSATQYPDLFHAEIGGKSAAAVVNDQKWLEDDFIPTVAKRGAAIIEARGASSAASAASAAIDHVHTWVNGTAEGDWTSMAVVSDGSYGVPEGLISSFPVTTKDGEWSIVQGLEIDEFSRGRIDATVGELAEERDAVRKLGLI; encoded by the coding sequence ATGACTCGCACCCCAGTCACCGTCACCGTTACCGGCGCCGCTGGCCAGATCGGTTACGCGCTGCTGTTCCGCATCGCGTCCGGGCACCTGCTGGGCGCGGACGTACCCGTCAAGCTGCGGCTGCTGGAGATCCCGCAGGCGGTGAAGGCGGCCGAGGGCACCGCGATGGAGCTGGACGACTGCGCCTTCCCGCTGCTGCAGGGCATCGACATCTTCGACGACGCCACCGCGGCGTTCCAGGGGACGAACGTCGCGCTGCTGGTGGGCGCGCGGCCGCGCACGAAGGGCATGGAGCGCGGTGACCTGCTGGAGGCCAACGGCGGGATCTTCAAGCCGCAGGGCGAGGCGATCAACGCCGGCGCGGCGGACGACGTGAAGGTGCTGGTGGTCGGCAACCCGGCGAACACGAACGCGCTGATCGCGCAGTCGCACGCGCCGGACGTCCCGGCCGCGCGGTTCACCGCGATGACGCGTCTCGACCACAACCGGGCGCTGGCGCAGCTGTCGAAGAAGGCGGGCGTTTCGGTCGCCGACATCAAGAAGATGACGATCTGGGGCAACCACTCGGCGACGCAGTACCCGGACCTGTTCCACGCGGAGATCGGCGGGAAGAGCGCCGCGGCCGTGGTGAACGACCAGAAGTGGCTGGAGGACGACTTCATCCCGACGGTCGCCAAGCGCGGTGCGGCGATCATCGAGGCGCGGGGCGCGTCCTCGGCGGCGTCGGCGGCGTCGGCGGCGATCGACCACGTGCACACGTGGGTGAACGGGACGGCCGAGGGCGACTGGACGTCGATGGCCGTGGTGTCGGACGGGTCGTACGGGGTGCCCGAGGGCCTGATCTCGTCGTTCCCGGTGACGACGAAGGACGGCGAGTGGTCGATCGTCCAGGGGCTGGAGATCGACGAGTTCTCCCGCGGCAGGATCGACGCGACGGTCGGCGAGCTGGCGGAGGAGCGGGACGCGGTCCGCAAGCTGGGCCTGATCTGA
- a CDS encoding NADP-dependent isocitrate dehydrogenase — MPKIKVAGPVVELDGDEMTRIIWKFIKDQLILPYLDVDLRYYDLGMEHRDATDDQVTIDAAHAIQEHGVGVKCATITPDEARVEEFGLKKMWRSPNGTIRNILGGVVFREPIICSNIPRLVPGWTKPIIIGRHAHGDQYKASDFVVPGPGKVTITYTPQDDGEPIEMEIADFSGGGVAMGMYNYDSSIRDFARATMRYALERNMPLYMSTKNTILKAYDGRFKDIFQEIYEAEFKAEFEAKKLTYEHRLIDDMVAAALKWEGGFVWAAKNYDGDVQSDTLAQGFGSLGLMTSVLMTPDGKTVEAEAAHGTVTRHYRQHQQGKATSTNPIASIFAWTRGLEHRGKLDNQPEVSDFARKVEQVCVETVEGGQMTKDLALLVGESTPYLTTQEFLEALDTNLQKKING; from the coding sequence ATGCCCAAGATCAAAGTAGCGGGCCCGGTCGTCGAACTCGACGGCGACGAAATGACGCGGATCATCTGGAAATTCATCAAGGACCAGCTGATCCTGCCGTACCTCGACGTCGACCTGAGGTACTACGACCTCGGGATGGAGCATCGGGACGCCACCGATGACCAGGTCACCATCGACGCCGCGCACGCCATCCAGGAACACGGCGTCGGCGTCAAGTGCGCCACCATCACCCCCGACGAGGCCCGCGTCGAGGAGTTCGGCCTCAAGAAGATGTGGCGGTCCCCGAACGGGACGATCCGCAACATCCTCGGCGGCGTCGTCTTCCGCGAGCCGATCATCTGCTCGAACATCCCCCGGCTCGTCCCCGGTTGGACCAAGCCGATCATCATCGGCCGCCACGCCCACGGCGACCAGTACAAGGCTTCGGACTTCGTCGTCCCGGGCCCGGGCAAGGTGACGATCACCTACACGCCGCAGGACGACGGCGAGCCCATCGAGATGGAGATCGCGGACTTCAGCGGCGGCGGCGTCGCGATGGGCATGTACAACTACGACTCGTCGATCCGCGACTTCGCGCGGGCGACGATGCGGTACGCGCTCGAGCGCAACATGCCGCTGTACATGTCCACGAAGAACACGATCCTGAAGGCGTACGACGGCCGCTTCAAGGACATCTTCCAGGAGATCTACGAGGCCGAGTTCAAGGCCGAGTTCGAGGCCAAGAAGCTCACCTACGAGCACCGGCTCATCGACGACATGGTCGCGGCGGCGCTGAAGTGGGAGGGCGGGTTCGTCTGGGCCGCCAAGAACTACGACGGTGACGTCCAGTCCGACACGCTCGCGCAGGGCTTCGGCTCCCTCGGCCTCATGACCTCGGTCCTGATGACCCCCGACGGCAAGACCGTCGAGGCCGAGGCCGCGCACGGCACGGTGACCCGCCACTACCGCCAGCACCAGCAGGGCAAGGCGACGTCGACCAACCCGATCGCGTCCATCTTCGCCTGGACCCGCGGCCTCGAGCACCGCGGCAAGCTCGACAACCAGCCCGAAGTGTCCGACTTCGCGCGCAAGGTTGAGCAGGTCTGCGTCGAGACCGTCGAGGGCGGTCAGATGACCAAGGACCTCGCGCTGCTCGTCGGGGAGTCGACCCCCTACCTGACCACGCAGGAGTTCCTCGAGGCTCTGGACACCAACCTCCAGAAGAAGATCAACGGCTAG
- a CDS encoding bifunctional methylenetetrahydrofolate dehydrogenase/methenyltetrahydrofolate cyclohydrolase, translating to MTAQILDGKATAAEIRADLAERVEALGGRGVSVGLGTVLVGDDPGSHSYVNMKHRDCAEVGIESIRRDLPADATQDQVERAVAELNADPACTGYIVQLPLPKGLDDKRVLERIDPAKDADGLHPTNLGRLVLMQDGPLPCTPKGIIELLRRFDVPLKGAEVTVVGRGITVGRSLGLLLTRRTENATVTLCHTGTRDLAAHTRAADIVVAAAGVPGLITADMVKPGAAVLDVGVSRVDGKLAGDVAADVREVAGWVAPNPGGVGPMTRAMLLANVVEAAERSA from the coding sequence ATGACGGCACAGATTCTGGACGGCAAGGCGACCGCGGCCGAGATCCGGGCGGACCTCGCCGAGCGCGTCGAGGCCCTCGGCGGGCGCGGCGTGTCCGTCGGGCTCGGCACCGTCCTCGTCGGGGACGACCCCGGCAGCCACTCCTACGTCAACATGAAGCACCGCGACTGCGCCGAGGTCGGCATCGAGAGCATCCGCCGCGACCTCCCCGCCGACGCCACCCAGGACCAGGTGGAACGCGCCGTCGCCGAACTCAACGCCGACCCGGCCTGCACCGGCTACATCGTCCAGCTCCCGCTGCCCAAGGGCCTCGACGACAAGCGCGTCCTCGAACGCATCGACCCCGCCAAGGACGCCGACGGCCTGCACCCGACGAACCTCGGCCGGCTCGTCCTCATGCAGGACGGCCCGCTGCCCTGCACCCCGAAGGGCATCATCGAGCTGCTCCGCCGCTTCGACGTCCCGCTCAAGGGCGCCGAGGTCACCGTCGTCGGCCGCGGCATCACCGTCGGCCGCTCCCTCGGCCTGCTGCTGACCCGCCGCACCGAGAACGCGACCGTCACCCTCTGCCACACCGGCACCCGCGACCTCGCCGCGCACACCCGCGCCGCCGACATCGTCGTCGCCGCCGCCGGCGTTCCCGGCCTGATCACCGCCGACATGGTGAAGCCCGGCGCCGCCGTCCTCGACGTCGGCGTGTCCCGGGTGGACGGCAAGCTCGCCGGGGACGTCGCCGCCGACGTCCGCGAGGTCGCCGGCTGGGTGGCGCCCAACCCCGGCGGCGTGGGCCCCATGACCCGCGCCATGCTCCTCGCGAACGTGGTGGAAGCGGCGGAACGCTCCGCCTGA
- the galK gene encoding galactokinase, with protein MTALPEAASLAGAFEAAYGRAPDGVWRAPGRVNLIGEHTDYNDGFVLPFALAQGVSAAAARRDDGIVEVRSLQASAEPVTAPVDGGPVAAENWPPGRAWAAYPVGVARVLRAALGTGGAALLIDADLPQGAGLSSSAALECATALALCDLHGVDADRRELAALAQRAENEQVGAPCGIMDQSASLLCTPGNALLLDCRSGLSGQVPFAPGDAGLTLLVVDTRASHAIGDGDYGRRRAECEEAAALLGVPALRDVKDLAAALRSLPDPVLRRRVQHVVTENHRVEAAAGLLRAGAVAELGAMLNASHLSLRDQFEISWPQADATVDAALRAGARGGRMIGGGFGGSVIVLTAADRAARVRDAITAAYAGRGWTAPVFLDAVPSEGARRAS; from the coding sequence GTGACGGCGCTCCCGGAGGCGGCCTCCCTCGCGGGCGCGTTCGAGGCCGCGTACGGGCGGGCGCCGGACGGCGTGTGGCGCGCACCCGGCCGCGTCAACCTGATCGGCGAGCACACCGACTACAACGACGGGTTCGTGCTGCCGTTCGCCCTCGCGCAGGGCGTGTCGGCGGCGGCGGCGCGGCGGGACGACGGGATCGTCGAGGTCCGCTCCCTGCAGGCGTCCGCCGAGCCGGTGACCGCGCCCGTGGACGGCGGCCCGGTCGCCGCCGAGAACTGGCCGCCCGGACGGGCGTGGGCCGCCTACCCGGTGGGCGTCGCGCGCGTGCTGCGCGCGGCCCTCGGGACGGGCGGCGCCGCACTGCTGATCGACGCCGATCTCCCGCAGGGCGCCGGGCTGTCGTCGTCCGCCGCGCTGGAGTGCGCGACCGCGCTCGCCCTGTGCGATCTGCACGGCGTCGACGCCGACCGGCGCGAGCTGGCCGCGCTGGCGCAGCGCGCGGAGAACGAGCAGGTCGGCGCGCCCTGCGGGATCATGGACCAGTCGGCGTCGCTGCTGTGCACGCCCGGCAACGCGCTGCTGCTGGACTGCCGCAGCGGGCTGTCCGGCCAGGTCCCGTTCGCCCCGGGCGACGCGGGCCTGACCCTCCTGGTCGTCGACACCCGCGCGAGCCACGCGATCGGCGACGGCGACTACGGGCGGCGCCGCGCCGAGTGCGAGGAGGCCGCCGCCCTCCTCGGCGTCCCCGCCCTGCGCGACGTCAAGGACCTGGCTGCCGCGCTCCGCTCGCTGCCCGACCCGGTGCTGCGCCGCCGCGTCCAGCACGTCGTCACCGAGAACCACCGGGTCGAGGCCGCCGCCGGGCTGCTGCGCGCCGGGGCCGTCGCCGAGCTGGGCGCGATGCTGAACGCCTCGCACCTGTCGCTGCGGGACCAGTTCGAGATCTCCTGGCCGCAGGCCGACGCGACCGTGGACGCCGCGCTGCGCGCGGGCGCCCGCGGCGGCCGGATGATCGGCGGCGGATTCGGCGGCTCGGTGATCGTCCTCACCGCGGCCGACCGCGCCGCCCGCGTCCGCGACGCGATCACCGCCGCCTACGCCGGCCGCGGCTGGACCGCCCCCGTCTTCCTCGACGCCGTCCCGTCCGAGGGAGCCCGCCGCGCCTCCTGA
- a CDS encoding FHA domain-containing protein: MEGPFMRIEDSGVVVPLRPDVTTVGRGRGVDVRLEDPSVSRLHAEIVRRGPYVYVVDMGLSRNGTRVNGRPIARRVLEDGDVVTFGTARIRMGGIPREEVDPDVELRRAVAPELTRREIDVLNSLCRPALSDAAFVAPATARDIAGDLVVTEAAVKQHLLRLYQKFRIPEGPNRRTRLANEVIAMGLVRPLPPVHVPQGRTPMDGGRPPGVRPEARRPGHGTAHVTRPAPSAAARRAS; this comes from the coding sequence GTGGAGGGGCCGTTCATGCGGATCGAGGACAGCGGAGTGGTCGTGCCGCTGCGCCCCGATGTCACGACGGTCGGGCGCGGGCGCGGAGTCGACGTCCGCCTCGAAGACCCGAGTGTGTCCCGTTTGCACGCAGAGATCGTTCGGCGCGGCCCGTACGTCTACGTGGTCGACATGGGCCTTTCCCGCAACGGGACGCGGGTCAACGGCCGGCCGATCGCGCGCCGCGTCCTGGAGGACGGCGACGTCGTCACCTTCGGCACCGCGCGCATCCGGATGGGGGGAATCCCCCGAGAGGAGGTCGACCCGGACGTCGAGCTGCGGCGGGCCGTCGCCCCCGAGCTCACCCGGCGCGAGATCGACGTGCTGAACTCGTTGTGCCGGCCCGCACTGTCGGACGCGGCGTTCGTCGCGCCCGCCACCGCCCGCGACATCGCCGGTGATCTCGTGGTGACGGAGGCGGCCGTCAAGCAGCACCTGCTGCGCCTGTACCAGAAGTTCCGTATCCCCGAGGGTCCCAACCGCCGCACCCGGCTCGCCAACGAGGTCATCGCGATGGGCCTCGTCCGTCCGCTGCCGCCGGTGCACGTCCCGCAGGGCCGCACGCCGATGGACGGCGGGCGACCGCCGGGGGTGCGCCCCGAGGCGCGCCGCCCGGGCCACGGCACCGCGCACGTCACCCGCCCGGCACCCAGCGCGGCGGCCAGACGGGCCAGCTAG
- a CDS encoding tetratricopeptide repeat protein — protein MSVEDVFELMRRAEELPYGEARTVLVEDALRRADAAGDEELAFRVRLRLTNAYHYGAEPAKAFATFSRTLADHDRDPGRFGETHTLLWQMKAVVNSLTKFPEIPLDRTYAVLDDMERRYRAGGHSPQAVYHYRCAVARHVGDDSALDWFAKWRAAERDELSDCAGCDPTGMMYQLIDAGRFDEALEVAAPVLDAELTCSEQPQGVQTALMQVYLRTGRYAEAADMHRRAYRVNRTQLADLADIGEHLEFCGLTGNEARGLEILERHLGWLDRAPNPHSAMRFAASAALVLGRAAAAGHGTATLRRPAAGERAAADVPVDGLRAELATFARDLAARFDERNGTSRQGEKVRAIIDAEPVAGFVPLAAHHRRPAPAPAPAAPEPEAVGDVDTIDDLDELLDITDRRRSVRDMDRTIAAWRRFDVLAEKIEPTPLQAARRLDGRGVERAIEGDAPGAMADWAEAARRFADLDERDRRHRTLSRLGEVRVDTGDPEGMADLTAAVDHFAAHPSEDGYLVSALLRLAGGHLELDRPADALAVLDRIAPGDDPFRAPDADFLRARALVLTGEVGAGTAVLRRSLDAARAQDEPQKIAAAGLMLAQILGRIAEDQDAVPPEEIVVLLDEVLAVPSVAGPMRAAAHGERGRALLAADRPADAVADLVEGVAAWTAEGLHEAAVHLRVDLAAAYMGAGRHLEAAEVAEEALPGVIGEDGDPIAERRCRLMIAHAQKELGEPGAADAFMAMAGLAAQDGNEEARAHFLDESGDVLTNLDKDALAAERFAEAAEAYGRAGNPHGRVNALRRAAMCRMWSDDADAAESGLGEARAALADLPAEDEPARIWHTALISFDEARVLARLGRLPEAEASASAAVDAFRSLDEDDAAQTAEGLLAQLRSAVGEHPDDGSTAP, from the coding sequence GTGAGCGTTGAGGACGTCTTCGAGCTGATGCGGCGGGCGGAGGAGCTGCCCTACGGGGAGGCCCGCACCGTCCTGGTGGAGGACGCGCTGCGCCGCGCGGACGCGGCGGGCGACGAGGAGCTCGCGTTCCGGGTGCGGCTCCGGCTGACGAACGCCTACCACTACGGCGCGGAGCCGGCGAAGGCGTTCGCGACGTTCAGCCGGACGCTCGCCGACCATGATCGCGACCCGGGTCGCTTCGGGGAGACCCACACGCTGCTGTGGCAGATGAAGGCGGTGGTGAACTCCCTGACGAAGTTCCCGGAGATCCCCCTGGACCGGACGTACGCGGTGCTGGACGACATGGAGCGCCGGTACCGCGCGGGCGGGCACAGCCCGCAGGCGGTCTACCACTACCGGTGCGCGGTCGCGCGGCACGTCGGCGACGACTCCGCGCTCGACTGGTTCGCCAAGTGGCGGGCGGCGGAACGCGACGAGCTGTCGGACTGCGCGGGCTGCGACCCGACCGGGATGATGTACCAGCTGATCGACGCGGGCCGGTTCGACGAGGCGCTGGAGGTCGCGGCGCCGGTGCTGGACGCCGAACTGACCTGCTCGGAGCAGCCGCAGGGCGTCCAGACGGCCCTCATGCAGGTGTACCTGCGGACGGGACGGTACGCGGAGGCGGCCGACATGCACCGGCGCGCCTACCGGGTGAACCGGACGCAGCTCGCCGACCTCGCCGACATCGGCGAGCACCTGGAGTTCTGCGGGCTCACCGGGAACGAGGCGCGCGGCCTGGAGATCCTGGAGCGGCACCTCGGCTGGCTGGACCGGGCGCCGAACCCGCACTCGGCGATGCGGTTCGCGGCGTCGGCGGCGCTGGTGCTGGGCCGGGCGGCGGCGGCCGGGCACGGGACGGCGACGCTGCGGCGGCCCGCGGCGGGCGAGCGCGCGGCGGCGGACGTCCCGGTGGACGGGCTGCGCGCCGAGCTGGCGACGTTCGCGAGGGACCTGGCGGCCCGGTTCGACGAACGCAACGGCACGTCCCGGCAGGGCGAGAAGGTGCGGGCGATCATCGACGCGGAGCCGGTCGCCGGGTTCGTCCCGCTGGCGGCGCACCACCGCCGTCCGGCGCCCGCGCCCGCCCCGGCGGCCCCGGAGCCGGAGGCGGTCGGCGACGTCGACACGATCGACGATCTCGACGAGCTGCTCGACATCACCGACCGGCGCCGCAGCGTCCGCGACATGGACCGGACGATCGCGGCGTGGCGGCGGTTCGACGTCCTGGCGGAGAAGATCGAGCCGACGCCGCTGCAAGCGGCCCGCAGGCTGGACGGCCGCGGCGTGGAGCGGGCCATCGAGGGGGACGCGCCGGGCGCGATGGCGGACTGGGCGGAGGCCGCCCGCCGGTTCGCCGACCTGGACGAGCGGGACCGGCGGCACCGCACGCTCAGCCGGCTGGGGGAGGTTCGCGTCGACACCGGCGACCCGGAGGGGATGGCGGACCTCACCGCCGCGGTCGACCACTTCGCCGCGCACCCGTCCGAGGACGGGTACCTGGTGTCGGCGCTGCTGCGGCTCGCGGGCGGCCACCTCGAACTGGACCGGCCCGCGGACGCGCTCGCCGTGCTCGACCGGATCGCCCCCGGGGACGACCCCTTCCGCGCCCCGGACGCCGACTTCCTGCGGGCCCGCGCGCTGGTGCTCACCGGCGAGGTCGGGGCGGGGACGGCGGTGCTGCGGCGCAGCCTCGACGCGGCCCGCGCGCAGGACGAGCCGCAGAAGATCGCGGCGGCGGGGCTGATGCTGGCGCAGATCCTGGGGCGGATCGCCGAGGATCAGGACGCGGTCCCGCCGGAGGAGATCGTCGTGCTGCTCGACGAGGTGCTCGCGGTGCCGTCCGTGGCGGGGCCGATGCGGGCGGCGGCGCACGGGGAGCGCGGCCGGGCGCTGCTGGCCGCCGACCGTCCCGCCGACGCCGTCGCCGACCTGGTGGAGGGCGTCGCGGCGTGGACGGCCGAGGGCCTGCACGAGGCGGCCGTCCACCTGCGGGTCGACCTCGCCGCCGCCTACATGGGCGCCGGACGGCATCTGGAGGCGGCCGAGGTCGCGGAGGAGGCCCTGCCCGGGGTGATCGGGGAGGACGGCGACCCGATCGCCGAGCGCCGCTGTCGGCTGATGATCGCGCACGCGCAGAAGGAGCTCGGTGAGCCGGGCGCCGCGGACGCGTTCATGGCCATGGCCGGGCTCGCCGCGCAGGACGGCAACGAGGAGGCGCGGGCGCACTTCCTCGACGAGTCCGGCGACGTCCTGACGAACCTGGACAAGGACGCCCTCGCCGCGGAGCGGTTCGCGGAGGCCGCCGAGGCGTACGGGCGGGCCGGCAACCCGCACGGCCGCGTGAACGCGCTGCGCCGCGCCGCGATGTGCCGGATGTGGAGCGACGACGCCGACGCGGCAGAGTCCGGGCTCGGAGAGGCCCGCGCCGCCCTCGCGGACCTTCCCGCCGAGGACGAACCGGCCCGGATCTGGCACACCGCGCTGATCTCGTTCGACGAGGCCCGCGTGCTCGCCCGGCTGGGCCGCCTCCCGGAGGCCGAGGCGAGCGCGTCCGCCGCCGTGGACGCCTTCCGCTCGCTCGACGAGGACGACGCGGCCCAGACCGCCGAGGGCCTCCTCGCCCAGCTCAGGTCCGCGGTCGGCGAGCACCCCGACGACGGCTCCACCGCCCCCTGA